From one Marmota flaviventris isolate mMarFla1 chromosome 1, mMarFla1.hap1, whole genome shotgun sequence genomic stretch:
- the Klhl18 gene encoding kelch-like protein 18 isoform X3 — translation MFTNDMMECKQDEIVMQGMDPSALEALINFAYNGNLAIDQQNVQSLLMGASFLQLQSIKDACCTFLRERLHPKNCLGVRQFAETMMCAVLYDAANSFIHQHFVEVSMSEEFLALPLEDVLELLSRDELNVKSEEQVFEAALAWVRYDQEQRGPCLPELLSNIRLPLCRPQFLSDRVQQDDLVRCCHKCRDLVDEAKDYHLMPERRPHLPAFRTRPRCCTSIAGLIYAVGGLNSAANFYAGDSLNVVEVFDPVANRWEKCHPMTTARSRVGVAVVNGLLYAIGGYDGQLRLSTVEAYNPETDTWTRVGSMNSKRSAMGTVVLDGQIYVCGGYDGNSSLNSVETYSPETDKWTVVTSMSSNRSAAGVTIFEGRIYVSGGHDGLQIFNSVEHYNHHTATWHPAAGMLNKRCRHGAASLGSKMFVCGGYDGSGFLSITEMYSSVADQWCLMVPMHTRRSRVSLVASCGRLYAVGGYDGQSNLSSVEMYDPETDRWTFMAPMACHEGGVGVGCIPLLTI, via the exons tGCCCTGGAGGCTCTGATCAACTTTGCTTATAACGGCAACCTTGCCATTGACCAGCAAAATGTCCAGTCATTGCTCATGGGGGCGAGTTTCCTGCAGCTGCAAAGCATCAAAGACGCCTGCTGCACATTCCTCAGAGAACG GCTTCACCCAAAAAATTGCCTGGGTGTGCGCCAGTTTGCAGAGACAATGATGTGTGCCGTGCTGTACGACGCAGCCAACAGCTTCATCCACCAGCACTTTGTGGAGGTGTCTATGTCGGAAGAGTTCCTAGCCCTGCCCTTGGAGGATGTGCTCGAGCTCCTGTCCCGGGATGAGCTGAATGTAAAGTCAGAGGAACAG GTCTTTGAAGCTGCATTGGCCTGGGTCAGATATGACCAGGAACAGAGGGGGCCCTGTCTGCCAGAGCTGCTGTCCAATATTCGCCTGCCTCTCTGCCGGCCCCAGTTCCTGTCAGATCGAGTGCAGCAAGATGACCTGGTGCGTTGCTGCCACAAATGCAG GGACCTTGTAGATGAAGCGAAGGACTATCACCTCATGCCAGAGCGCCGGCCACACCTACCCGCTTTCAGAACTCGGCCTCGCTGCTGCACATCCATCGCTGGGCTTATCTACGCTGTGGGAGGCCTCAACTCAGCAG CAAATTTTTATGCAGGTGATTCCCTGAATGTGGTGGAAGTATTCGATCCCGTCGCCAATCGCTGGGAGAAGTGCCATCCCATGACAACAGCCCGCAGCCGGGTGGGTGTGGCTGTGGTGAACGGGCTTCTCTATGCCATCGGGGGATATGACGGCCAGCTACGGCTGAGCACTGTGGAGGCCTACAACCCAGAGACGGACACATGGACGAGAGTGGGGAGCATGAATAGCAAGAGAAG TGCCATGGGGACAGTTGTGCTGGACGGGCAGATCTACGTCTGTGGAGGCTACGATGGCAACTCTTCCCTCAACTCTGTGGAGACCTACTCACCTGAGACGGACAA GTGGACAGTGGTGACCTCGATGAGCTCAAACCGCAGTGCTGCTGGGGTTACAATCTTTGAGGGCAGGATATATGTTTCGGGCGGCCATGACGGTTTGCAGATCTTCAACAGT GTGGAGCATTACAACCACCACACAGCCACCTGGCACCCAGCAGCTGGCATGCTTAACAAGCGCTGTCGACATGGCGCTGCCTCCCTGGGAAGCAAGATGTTTGTCTGTGGAGGCTACGATGGCTCTGGCTTCCTCAGCATCACCGAGATGTACAGCTCTGTGGCAGATCAGTGGTGCCTAATGGTACCCATGCACACACGGAGAAGCCGGGTCTCCCTTGTGGCCAGCTGTGGGCGCCTGTATGCTGTAGGGGGCTATGATGGGCAGTCGAACCTAAGCTCAGTTGAGATGTATGACCCAGAGACGGACCGCTGGACATTCATGGCCCCTATGGCATGCCATGAGGGAGGGGTTGGTGTGGGCTGCATCCCTCTTCTCACCATCTAA